TATTTGGACCATGCCTGTCTGTCCCCATGTGGCCTATTTTGCTTTGAGTTACCTGAGACCTGATGACATCACTGGGGTCCTTCCCCTACCTGTGAGCCTGACCACACCTGATGGGAGTTTAAGGATTTCCTGAGAAAGCTTTCATAATGTCTGTAACCTCTGCTCATGTTTATAGCAATTATGTTAGGAAATCCCTGTTTGTATTTCATCTGAATGccctaaaatttcttttttcttttttgtctttttttgccttttctagggccactcccatgacatatggaggttcccaggctaggggtctaattggagctgtagccaccagcctgcgtcacagccacagcaatgcaggctccaagccgtgtctgcgacctacaccacagctcacggcaacgccggatccttaacccactgagcaaggccagggattgaactgcaattCATGGTctctattcagatttgtttccactgcgccacgatgggagctccaaaagTTTCTTGATTCTTGATAGAGATGAAGATGCTAAAATAAGAAGTCTGGGCTGCCAAACACGAATGATGTTATGACAGTTCTGAATCACGTCTGTCTATCCCCCAGTCTGTCTTATTTGTTAGCAACCAAGAAAAATGCCCGACTAGCCCTAGAAGAAGGATGCGGTTAGATGTTCGTAGCTGTTTAGCTCACTGCCGAGTTCACGGCCCTTGTGCACTCAGCCCCATCGCCTCATCGCGTGATGCACAGGCAGGATTGAactagaatctgcattttaacacacTCCTCAGGCAATTCCTAGGCACCTacattttgagaagcactgcctcGGGTCACTCTATGGCCATTTAAAAGTGGGTGGGCAGTGGCCAATGCAAGATATTTGACAAGGGGAAGCCTCAGCAAGCGGTAAGGGAGGTTCAACTGGTCCAGCAGGAAATGGATTTTCTCTGAAGTTCCCGGTGGCTCCCAAATCAAGTAGAATGCAGAGACAATGTGTTGTTTCCTGGTTGTGTGGCTGCTGAGAGGCGCtgccgggtgggggtggggggaggggacacgCCCTGGTGCTGACATGCTATCAGATGGAGGGCTACTTCCTGGGGCAGCAccaggggccagggagggtcaGCCTTCCTTCCCCCGCCAGAGTGGACACCTTCCTTGTCCTTTCGGTTTGGTCCCCAAAGGCCCTTGTTCTCTCTGGGTGGTTAGGAtgattcttgcttccttttgtttttcctgtctttttaatggccgcacccaaggcacatggaggtttccaggctaggggtctaatcagagctgcaactgcgggcctacaccacagccacagcaatgcaggatctgagccgtgcctgcgacctgccccacagctctcggcaaagctgggtccttaacccactgagtgaggccagggattgaacccacatcctcatggatgctatgagttcgatcctgctgagccacgatgagaactttCTCTTGCTTCATTTTCAACCACGTGATGAGCAGGGGCAAGGCTGTTTTAGCACCTGGATTAAAAACACTTCCACAATGGCCTCTGGTGGGACAGAAGGTCCAGTTTCAAGGCTTCTGGAAGCCTTGCCCACACTGTGTCAGCCTCTCCAGGCCGGTGACCCCGCCTCCCCAATGGAGGGGTGTGTGACCCagaccccaggcccagcccagcaaAACCAAGGCGATTGTTTTATTACTGCTTTCTTGaggagtgctttttttttttttttttgtgggggtccGGGGGGCGGGcttgcacctgcagtatatggaagttcccaggctaaggggtcgaatcagagctacagctgccagcctacaccacaggcacagcaactcgggatctgagctgtgtctgtgacctacaccacggctcacggcaatgtcagatccttaacccactgagcgaggccagggactggacctgcgtcctcatggatcctagtcggatccattatcATGGAACAACGATGAGGACTCCTCTTGAGCAGTGTTTTAAGGCACAAAACCAGAACAGAATTCGGTCGTTTCCCTCTGCCTTCGCGGCTGCCGTCCTCCCCATCATCAGACAAATGGATGAAGCAAGGCTGTGGGGCCATTTCAAGCACATGGTTTGTAAATCCCGTAAAATCAAACACTACTCTTGGCTCTTATTTACTGTAACACGTCTGCCTCACCGAGCCCCAGGATAGCTGATTAGGGCTCCTTCGCCTctgttttccctccctctcttcggCTCTTTGGCTCTTTTGTCTCCGAGCCGGCGGGGTCCTTGCCCTGCCTTCCAGCTCCTTTCTCTGCTCccgccctcctccctgcccagtgGGTCGCTGTGGTCCCTCCTCCCTGCACCTGGTTGGCCCCCTGACGGCTCAATCCTGTCTTCATCACCTGTCCTACTTAACCTcctgtccctctgcctccttctgggCCTCTCCCGCTGCTCTCGCTCTTGTGAAATGTCTcagctcccctctcccttccacattttcttttccaaaggcTGCTCCTCACTCCCTCActctccctgcttctctcagactattttctattttctctcttctcccaagACCCGCCCACAGAATCCTGGAACTCAGAGTCAAAGGGACAGAGCCAATGTTACATGGAGGGTTAGCATCACCGTAGGTAATGGCTGCCTGGCCCTCCTCAGAGGGGGAAGAACTGGGAGGGGACACAGCAGCAGCCCCCCTCCGCCCCATACTCCCTCCCCAACACTTCCCTTTCTTTGATgtctcagcacacacacacacacacacacacacacccacacacacacacccacccgaGGTGCCTTCCTGCAGGCAGGTTCGTTCAGGCTCCTCTAAAACACTGAACTTCCTCCTCCAGGGTCGCTGCTCCCCAGCCAGGCTGGTCTCTGCTTCACCCCTCAGGGTGAGCCCTTGGAGACACAGTCCGAGGTGACAGGAGAGGCAGTGGCTGTGGGGTTCCTTCCCAGGTGCAGCTCACAGGGTGGAAGAAGTGCTGGCCGTGGTCCAATAGTTGGAGGGAGCAGGAAGCTCTCTCAAAGCAGCTGCCACCCAGGGTCATGGTCGATCAAGCAATCGATCAACCAACAAATCAATCGAGAAGCAATGCTCTTGTGGGGCGGGCTTCTCTCTGTGCCACTGGGCAGAGCATCTTCAAAACACAGAAAACCAAGAGGGAAAACAAACAGGGCCCAGAAGAGACACTCTGGTAACTATAACACAGTGGCTTTAATCCACCATCCTTGGCCAGGGCTTCTCCAAGCGCTTTACAGAGTCTAGGAAGCTGCTGTCTTGGCTGCTGGGAAAACAGCTTCCACTCAAGTAAGCCCCCGGGGGGATTTGTGAAAACCCCTCCATTTCCCAGCACCTGGATCCTCCGCTGCCTCCAGTCCTCCAGGATTAGCTGAGGAACATGCACTTGTGGGAGATGCAGGTCTTAGCTGAGCACTGGCTGGGGGGGGCCAGCCTTGCACCCCTTCCCGCTCACCGCTTAGATGGGCAGAGGTGCGCTTTCACTTTCAGGGCAGCAGTGCCCACCCCGGGGTGGAgtgggcggggaggtgggggtgggcaggagggacCATCCCTGCCCACCCTCAGGGGGAGCAGGACTCGCAGGTAAAGCTAGAACTTGTCCCATGAAGTCCAAGTCCACCCTGTTGTTCTGCATCCAACGCCAGGTGTGGACCCCGCTCAGCTCCTCTCTGAAAATTCCCAGGGCGAGGGGGAAGCGGTGCCATTTCAGGACAGGAAGAACGTCAGTTTCGtttccctgctccctgcctcGCGGCGCCCCCGCGCCTCTGCACACCCGCTGAGGAAGTAGAAACATAAGTCTGAATATAATTCATCCAAGTTCCTTTCGTGTCAACTAAGTAACCTACTAAATTGCCAATAAATTACTATTATGAACGTAGACGTAGGCATATATACAGgtgcgtatacacacacacacatatggatgGATGCGTAGTTCCAGTTTTTCTTCCTTGCCCCGTCTCTTGCAGGCAGCTTCATTCAAAAGCCTCCGACCCTCCAAAGGGCTTCACCGGGTCATAGGCGCCACGTAGTTGGCAGGGAAGAGGCCCAGCTTGTTGTGCAGGCGGCCGGTCCACCAGGACGGGTTGGAGCTGTCCAGGACCTCAACCACCTCTCCGCACTGGAATCCCAGCTCGTCATCCTCGAGGGCCTCAAAGTCGTACAGCGCCCGGGCCCACCGCACTCGCTGTCAGGGGTGGAAAACAGAGGGGTCCGGCTGAGCCAGGCTGGCCGGGCTGGCATCGGAACCGCGGGCACAGGGGAGGGGGTGTGCTGGCCCTGGCTCCGAGTCGCAGCCCTCCATGAGCAGGCTGCCCCGGAGGCTGACAGCCACTCTCCAGAGACATTTCAAACCCTGCTGCGACTGCGCGCAGACtgggaggcagagcccagagaacAGCCACGCTGGTCGCCAAGGCCCCAAGAGGATCCTGGAGAGCTACCCTCCCTGCATCAATAGgcggctttttgttttcttcaggtgaCAAACAGAATGCAGCGTGCCCACACTAACAGCCCTTGGTTGCCAGTTCCCCTGAGCCAAGATGGATCTCCTTCTGCTAGAATCACAGCCAGGAGACATGAGGACGGGCCAAGGCCCCACAGCCAACAGAGAACAGCAGGCAGGATGGCTGTTCCAGGTGGGACCGGCTCCACCTGGAACTCtcgcctccctcccaccccctgcagccCCACCTACGGGGTTCGTGCCACCTCTGCGTGGGCTCCGTGCGGTTTGACATCTCTCCTGGAGGCCCAACAGTTTCTCTACCGACCGCACTGCCTCCTCCATTGATGCCGGAGAGGGAAATCCACGTACCCCGGCCACTTGGAGCTGCACCGGGTCTGTGTGTCTCCGGTGCATGAGGGCGGCGTTCATTTCGCTGCCCATGCCCAGGCCACAGTGCCCGTCGTTTATGTCCAGGCTGCCTCCACGGCGATCCTAGAAACAGATGCAACAGAAGACCCATCACCACACCGCCAGAAGCATTCCTCACGGGCTCCCCCAACACCTTGTGCCAAGGTCATTGGCCCAGCCAGTGCTCCAGGAAGACTTACTGATGATGACAATAGACCCGAGataatggggaggggggagggtgaCAAACAGACCCAGATTGGGAAGATGATGCcagatttcattcattcaatcaaggAACATCTATCAGGCACCTACCATGTGTCTAGCACTGTCCTAAGCACGAGGATATGTCACTAGAAAGAGAAGACCCCCGTCTTCAAGGAACATCGGTTTAGAGGGGGAGCcatacacatgtaagtgatgggTGAGCACAGAGAAGTGTCTGAGGCGGCTGGGTAATCAGGGATCACCTGCCTCCTAGAGCAGGTGATATTTGAATTCCAGTTTAAAGAGGAATAGAATCGACTAGGAAAGGGTGTTTCTGACAGAGGCGACAGCACATAAAAAGTCTCAAAAGCATAAGAGAAAACACAGTGGACCATTCCGGTAACTGGTAAGAGCACTGCTGGAGGGGGCGTTTGCGTGGGGAGTCAGGGGAGGTGGCAGGGTGAGGCTGGCGAGACAGATATGGACAACTCACAAAGGTCTTTGTACGCCCTGCTAAGGAATTTAGGGACGATGTTATCTGGCTGTATTGTCCGTCTCGGTAAGCCGCCTAAAATCCCATCTGGAACAAGGCgggggataaataaataaataagcaaggtTCCATTTCTGGTGTTAATCCGTTTTTCTTGTCGATCTCAACAGCCAGATGGGTTAAGAGGCATGAAAAGATTTGGACTTGTGCTGGTGGGAAAATGAAGCAATTGTTCACGGAGTCCTCAGGgtaaggacacacacacacacacacacacacatgtgttcAAACAGGGAGCCATTTAATTCAGAGATGTCTTCGCTGAGAGCAGTTGCCATATTTCTGCCGCCTGGGGGCCCAGGGTCTCTTTATGAACTCAGTGAGACACCATGGGGCTGGGCTGAGGCTGGGCTGTTCCTCCCCTGGCTCACAGTCCCCTGGGGTCACAACACACCCCCAGCATTCATTTGCTTTGGTTGTTTCCAGCACTGGGGGTTGTTTTCTGACACTAAGTGGCAGTGGGAACGAGGTGGCCTGAGCCTGTGGGGAGAGCAGGTCCTTCCCCCATCTCACAGTGCCCTGCTGCATTCTTTCCAGATACCTGATGAAAATGAtgctgctgcaggtgctgctgcaGGTACCGCTGCTGGGGCGGCAGTGGTGCCGGGGGATACTgcgagggcgggggtggggggtgatccGACAGCTTCCGGTTCATCGCAGGCCGGATTTCTTCTCCCACAGCCCCACTCAGGGCTAGGCCTCCCTGGGACCTCCGGTCCAGGCTGTTGCCCCGTTGAccctgggagagaagagagatgatGCCGACCCATCCTCCTCCGGCATCTCCCCGCCCCACTCTGGCAGCTGTTCCCAGACTTAGCTCCTAACAGCTCTAAGAAACAGCTGATGGCGTGGGGGGgacgggggtggaggggtggcagTGTAGGGAGAATGGATGGTTCAGAGAGTCACAACTTCCAGTGGCCTCTGCATTCCCATATTCTCCCAATTTGGGGAGTTTGGGTCTCTGGTTCACAGACTTTCCATGTGGTACCTGTTGGCCATTCCTAgtgggtttgtttttctctgtgtaaTCAGGctgaaatattccattttactgACACAATGCCACCCCTTCTTATCGCGTGTTGCCACACCACGGGACATCCTACCCTCCAGATAAGCTCTGCTATTGACTTTGCATGATTCTGAACTGTCATTTATAGCCTGGTGATAGAGACCCAAACAGCAACGCTCTTGCAAGCACCATGGAAACCAGGCCTGCCGCTGGGCAGGTTGGGAAGAAGCAAGACCTTTCTCCTGAATGCTCTCCCCCACCTGGTGACTCAGAGATACTTTCtcgttatttttatttaaccaacAATTACACTGGGCTTAGTACATGccgggcactgttctaagcactttgcgAAATGAATTCATTAGATCCAGTTTAACGCAGGTTTTTGTTTCCTCTCTTATCTCTGCGTGCACATCCTAGTCAGTGAATACCTCTGTCCATTTCCCTGTGAAAAGAATTCACGAGGTCTCGGttaacctttgtttttctttctgaacttTTGTGTACATTTGGGAACACCCTTTTCTCCTTTGACCATAACTTCTCAGGCTTAAAATCAACTTATGACTTGAAAGGGATGGTTTTCTTTACTTCCCCAAAGCACATATAGCTTTGAAACTCTCAATGCCTTTCCAAATGACCTGCTGCTGGGGTTTCAACTCTTCTAGTCAATGCTTTTTCCTATAATACCCATCTCTCGTTaccatgttttttcctttggaacaTATTTTATGGGTGGTGTGTGTGCTTATGGGAGGCAAGTTAACACTTCCTTACTGCTGACTATGGACCAGACTATGGCAAGTGCTGTATATTcgctcatttagtcctcacaataGCCCAGTGAAGGCAGCAACATATTCTCTCCAGtctatggatgagaaaactgatgctcAGGAGGTTTTCTTCACTAAGCTGGGTAATGAGGACGGTTAGCAAGGAAATCAGGTTCTAAAGTCAGGTCTGTCTGATGCATTTTCTATTAAAACGACACTTTATAGTCCAAACTGTTTTGAGAGCAAGAATTCCACCGCCAGTTTTCTCCTCCAATGCCCCCTGCTTCTACCTCCTGCCCCCAAATCCTGTCACGAAGCTCTACCTGCTGCTTTAGTCCTGGACTCAAGGTTCTGAGAGCCCCCTGTGTAGCTCACTGCACCCCCCAGCTCCTTCATCCTTGGGCAACTCCTGAGCTAGGCTGAAAACTGATTTAGTAACATCTGTGAATAATGACATAACAGCATCCACAGTAAGAGCCAGAGTGTGCTGAGCGTGATTAGGCGCGATGTCAGGGGTGGGAGGACATTATCTTCTCTAACCCTCACCACGAACCTGTGAGGCAGACATCACTATCATTCCgattttacggatgaggaaactcaggattaGAGAGCCTTCCAAAATCACAGAGCCAGGAAGtgttaagttggatttaaattgAGAATCTCTCTGCCTTTCTATGCGGGGACCAACCCATCAAATGCATGGTCTTGGTGGTTCATGGTCGAGCTGCCTGGAGTCTCTGGATTGGGGCTGGTGGGGGCCCGAAGCCTACCTGATCCTCCCGGGTCCTGTCCCTCAGAAAGATCTGCTTCTGTTTGGAGATGGACGTCGTCCTGTAGTAGTCCACCAGCTTATTGAGGGATGGAAACTTCTCCGTCCACAGGAAGTAATTACCCTTGTTGTCTCTCATGACTTTGAAGTGCTGGACGTCATCCTCATGCCTAGAGATCAAGGCGAATCCACATTGTCTATTAAACGGCGATGACGCCCCCACCTCCAGGACGGACCGCATCCTGGGTTGCTGGAGTTCTGTTTGGGCAGGAGGTGGCGATACTAGTGGCTGGACCGGGCCTGGGAAGGTGGCTGGCCCAGTCTAACCCTAGGGAGTGGTTTGTGGGAGGGACTGCTCAGGACTCAGGCTGAGctagaggggattttttttttctttttgtctttttagcgctgtacccttggcatatgggaattcccaggctaggggtcaaatcagagttgcagctgcctgcctatgccacagccacagcaacgctagatctgagccgcatctgacctacactgcagttcacggaatgctggatccttaatccactgagcagggccagggatcgaacctgagtcctcatggatcttagttgggttcgttgcccTTGaggtacaacaggaactccgaggggatttttttttttttttttttaacatgagcagaaggtaatctttttttctgacactGGAGCTGAacttttacaagaaaaaaatgttccaagTGTTTTAAAGACTATGAGGTCaggaactttcttcttttttacaatatttattcgAAACATGGCAACCCCTGAGAACTTATTAGGCTAAGGACTCTGCCAAGACCCAGAGGGGAGGAGGTTTTCAAGCCCTCGATATTTTCTGTTAACAGACTGAGTGTGAACCAGCTCCTTGAGGCTCATAAACTACCCTGAGAAATCCATCAGCTTTTGTTCTCTACATAATGGGAACCTCTTGGTCTTGTTTTGCATAAATAAGTGTTTTgtgcttttgagaaaaaaatgtgctgaggctcagaggggtggAGGGCCTTGGTCAAGGTCACGGTGAGTGAGTGGCAGAGCTCAAGCAAGAACCCCGTTTCTCTGATTCCAGTCTAGTGAGTTGGGCCTGTCACACCTTGCACACATCCTAACTTCccttgtttttcattattattattttttcacactAACTTCTTTTGGATTGGCATCTTTGACAGCAGCTGGCACAAGTGATGGGCCCTTGTGTACCAGGAAGGGAGAAATTGGATTTTCTTCACTGCAAAGGGGGGAACTGGGTCTTTTCTAGTAGCTCCAGCCTTTCTCCATCACCAAGTCATTCCTGTTTGGATGTCAAATTCTTTTTAGTAAATggacatatatttattatttttttaattttttatttgtttatttatttatttttttgcttttttagggccaaatctgtggcatatggaggttcccaggctaggggttgaattggagctacaactaccggcctacaccacatccacagccacgtcagatctgagccatgtctgcaacctacactgcagctcacggcaatgccagatccttaacctactgcgtgaggccagtgatcgaacccgaaaccttgtggttcctagtcagatttgttttcactgtgccacaatgggaagtcctggaCATACATTTATATCTAAGAATAACTTGGTATTAATGATACTGGTTGCCTGATCCAGTAGAAAGATCAAAACAGCAAAGAGTATTGGGGTGTAAAGAtacttctttctctccccccctttttttaatggccacacctgctgcatatggaagttcccaggccagggactgaatctgagccgaaactgtgacctacacagcagctgcagcaatgtcggatccttcaacccactgtgccagcgctggggattaaacctgtgcctctgcagcaaccgttgctgtcagattcttaagccactgtggcACTTCAGGAACTTCAAGATACCTCGTTCTTTGGGATGGATTTAGTGGTCTGTGTCCAGAGGGGATCGGAGTTCTGACCTTCATTCTCATCTTATGCACAGGACTCTGATCACAGCCAGGTAAACTTGTGCTGTGACCTCTGCTTAACTACCTTGGGGGTCCAAGCTGACACTGCAATCACggctccctcttccccttttGGTCGTGGTCACTCCCACAtgcttccctccctccagcaCTGCACGGCTCAACTCCCAGTCAGCACACCTCACATCTGGGTGAGGAAGAGGAAATATTCTTTTGATACAATTATTCAGCCACCACCTCTTAGTTCAAGAACTCAGAATGAGAAACACTGACGCTTTCACTCTCACGTGCTGACAGGAGGGATGTCAGGGCTGTGGCTGGTCATCTGGGTGATGGGGAGAAAGCGGCTGGACCAGGCTGTCCCGGGTTCCGAGAAGGGCAGAAAGAAGGGGTAAGTCAGGGCTCCAGACTCTCTAAGTCCAGCATTTCAGACCCATAACAAATCCTAAGTGATAGAACTATAATTAGCTCTTAATTATCTGTGCCCATGACAGAAAGTAGAtggagaaataaatagaaatggtTTTGCTTTGGACTATATTACACTACATTTCTGCAGAAGAGGTAATAACAATTATGGCAATAATCACCATCACAAGAAGCCGCATACAGCAGGCGAAGGCTGCGGCAGACATCAGGGCTGATCGTTTTTGTAGAATTCAATTTAATCGAGGAACTATAAACCCTAATTCCTGTTTGAAAGAGCCAGACTCAACGTCGGACAAACCAAAGGCACCAAGAGATGCCTTTCAATCTAACAGTTTGCTTGGTCCTGCCTCTAATGGTGGTGCTTAAGAAataggcctgggagttcccgctgtggcacagccggttaaggatctgggattgctgcagctgtggcatagttcacagctgtggcttggattcagtcgtTGGCCTGGGcatttccctatgccacagatgtggccggaagaaaaaagaagaaataggtttgacttttaagatttattaatAGAGCAAAATTTCATTTGATTAAAACCTAACTAGCTTAAGATCACTATTGGCCTGAGCTAGAAATGACCGTTACTCAAGCTGTGAAAAAGAAAGCTTTAGTTAAGGAAAATGAAGAGTTTAAGTGAGCTTGCAACGGCAGTGCTTAGGAGACCAAGCTATTCTCCAGCAGTTTGGAGCACATATGCCTACATACAGTTGACTGTTACTTTTAAGTTCTTCCTACTGTTTCTTAAAATACACTTTCTTTCTAAATAGCAAAGCGGCCTCCGTTTATCACCTGAGATTGGATTTATGAGTGTAAAGCCCTAAATCTGCATGCCTTTCAAACCATATCGCATAATCCAGACCAGCACTTCCGGTCAGGTAACTTGACCTTGCGTTTTCACTGTACAGGTGGCCGCACCTTCCTCTGTACTGCTATCGGCAGTCATTCTTGCACTTTCACACGTGGTCACCAAGTCTGATGTGTGACTTGAAACCCCCGACACGCCGACCACACGCCATGTACTCAGACTTGGGGCTTCTGCACGCGGGGCTGTGTGACACACGCATGCTTCAAGCCTGCACTGCATCACTTCCTCCCAGGTGCCACACAGGGTGGAGACTTTGCTGTCCTCCCCGACCCCTGCCTTGGGCCTCCTGGGCTCTGCTCTGTTGCTGTCAGTGGTTTCTTTTTGTGCTGCCGCCTGTGGGTACAGGTGTGTCCTACGGTGGTGACTTGGGGTTTTGATTTTCTCTCACCCTTCTTCAGACATTCgtcagtagtaaaaaaaaaaaaaaaaaaaaaaaaaggtgaagatcTCAACCCCAAGATGGATATGGGCAACAGGGaagtctcttttcctttccactttcCACAGCCGTTCATCCAGCACCCACTGGGTACCAGGCACTGTAAAAGGCACAAAGATGAAGTAGACAGGAATCCTGTCCTTCTGGAACTGCCTGAGATAGAGGGGGAGGCAGATGAGTGCAGATGTAATGTGGGCCACAAACTAAGGAGTCCTGTACATGTGTTatgggaagaaatggacagcATTAAAATTGATAAGATGCCCGGGCCTCTTGGCCGCCATGTTCTTGGGATAGGTCACGTTCAAGAGGTCACCTTGGCTTTGGCGGTGTGGGTCAGGGCGGAGACGGGACGACGGTACCTGACAGATATGGAGAAGTCCCCGGGGGAGCTCTGGCTGGCCCGGATGATGAAGCAACCAACATCTTTGCCCATCAGCAAGCTCTCTGCCTGGTGTCGAGAGAGGCCTTCGTGAAACCATCTATCAGGTGAGATAAAAGCAGAGGATCTTGGTGAGACGATAGagtgatgggggagggagagagaggggggagggaagtgggggagagACCACCCaaagggagaga
Above is a window of Sus scrofa isolate TJ Tabasco breed Duroc chromosome 5, Sscrofa11.1, whole genome shotgun sequence DNA encoding:
- the GRAP2 gene encoding GRB2-related adapter protein 2 isoform X1; this translates as MEAIAKFDFIASGEDELSFQAGDVLKILSNQEEWFKAELGSQEGYVPKNFIDIEFPEWFHEGLSRHQAESLLMGKDVGCFIIRASQSSPGDFSISVRHEDDVQHFKVMRDNKGNYFLWTEKFPSLNKLVDYYRTTSISKQKQIFLRDRTREDQGQRGNSLDRRSQGGLALSGAVGEEIRPAMNRKLSDHPPPPPSQYPPAPLPPQQRYLQQHLQQHHFHQDRRGGSLDINDGHCGLGMGSEMNAALMHRRHTDPVQLQVAGVRGFPSPASMEEAVRSVEKLLGLQERCQTARSPRRGGTNPRVRWARALYDFEALEDDELGFQCGEVVEVLDSSNPSWWTGRLHNKLGLFPANYVAPMTR
- the GRAP2 gene encoding GRB2-related adapter protein 2 isoform X2, translating into MEAIAKFDFIASGEDELSFQAGDVLKILSNQEEWFKAELGSQEGYVPKNFIDIEFPEWFHEGLSRHQAESLLMGKDVGCFIIRASQSSPGDFSISVRHEDDVQHFKVMRDNKGNYFLWTEKFPSLNKLVDYYRTTSISKQKQIFLRDRTREDQGQRGNSLDRRSQGGLALSGAVGEEIRPAMNRKLSDHPPPPPSQYPPAPLPPQQRYLQQHLQQHHFHQDRRGGSLDINDGHCGLGMGSEMNAALMHRRHTDPVQLQVAGRVRWARALYDFEALEDDELGFQCGEVVEVLDSSNPSWWTGRLHNKLGLFPANYVAPMTR